The sequence CGGGTCCCTTACCGCGCGCCTTAGACTGTTCGCGCTTTCTCCGAACGAAAATGCGATCTCCCTCGTAGTCGACCTGCCAGACCATGACCGGGGTGAGTGCCGGCGCGCGGATTGCTTCGCCGGTCCGCAAATCGAAACAGGCATGGTGCCAGGGGCAGCGGACGCTCTCGCCGACCACGAGCCCTTCGGCCAAGGGTCCGTGATAGTGACTGCAATGGGCGTCGATGGCAAATATCTCTATGCCGGAGCGTACTAACAAAACATCCTGATCGCCTACATGCCCGAGCAGGGTCTCCCTCGTGAACATGCTCAGCGCGATGCCTTCCGTAAGGTCTGGCCCAATGGGCTTTGCTCTTTCTTCCACCAGTTTCGCTCCTTCAAAGGCCGCCATCAAGCGGCCATGCCGAGAAACTCCCGGCGTGTCAGGGTGCTGTCGCGGAAGCAGCCCAACATTCGGCTGGTGACCAGATCGGTGCCGGGCTTGTGCACGCCGCGGGTGGTCATGCAGTGATGCGTTGCCTTGATGATTACGCCAAGGCCCCGCGGCTTAAGCACATCGTTTATGGTGTTGGCGATTTGCGCCGTCATCCGCTCCTGAATCTGCAGGCGCTTGGCATATACGTCGATTACGCGGGCGAGCTTGGAGATCCCGACCACGCGCCCATCCGGGATATAGGCCACCCAGGCCCGGCCGATGATAGGTGCAATGTGGTGCTCGCAATGACTTTCGAAGCGAATGTCCCGCAGGACGATCATCTCGTCGTACCCCTCGATCTCCTCGAAGGTCTTCTCCAGAATCTCGGCCGGATCCTGGCCATAGCCCGAGAAGGATTCCTCCAACGAACGGGTCACGCGAGCCGGCGTTTCGACCAGGCCGTTTCGGTCGGGATCCTCGCCGGTCCATCGGATGATGGTCCGTACCGCTGCCTCGACTTCCGCTCGACTTGGCCTTTGGGTCTCCGGTTGCGGCACTTCTCGGTTCAGAATATGCACCTTTGGATTCATCGGCATTCCCTCTAAGGCGGTCGAAGCGAGGCCTTGGCTCACATGATGGAGTTCATTGGATGGTCCGTGAGCACAAAAGTTCCCGAACTTACGTAGACTGACGAGCGGTGCAGAATGATGAGGTCACGTCTCGCAAGATGCACCGGCAATCGACAAGTCGATCCTCTCACTCGGTTGTTTCGGACCGCTGCCGTTTAGCGAGAGAGCTTCGGCCGCGAAACACCTTTGGACCTCATTGAAGATCAACTGGCCTTAGGCTCTGCCCATCGTGAGCCGAACGATTACTCCAGACAAACGAATTTGCCTGTGACTTGAGGACAACGTTCATGCTCCATGTTTGGAAATTGTCGCGGAAGTCCAGCACGATCTCTTACTGATGCGTTCTGTGTGGCGCGGTGTAAGGACAGGCTGGCAGCTGCGCTCGACGGCGTGCTGGATCTGTTCGCCGTCCGCATTCTGCCCTTCGAACCCGCCGCGGCGCGGCGCTATGCCAAACTCGCCGAAGGCGCGCGCCAGAAGAGGCTTGCCCACACCCGAGGGCTACCTCGCCGCGACGCCGCCGCGCATGGTTCGCCGTAGTACCGCGCGACAGGAGTGCGTGCAATGCCGCCGGTCTGACGATGATCGATCCCTGGATGTGACCAGCTGACAGCGTCACCGTGACCGCAGAAACCGCGACGAATTGCTGATCGGGGTGACCCCGCTTCCGGTGCTCGCCGGCGCCTCGGCTTACAATCGCTCTCTGATTCGCTTGATCGCGGTATACCGCGCCGACCAGGATGTACCGTATACGAGATCCAACGCGGTAAGACGAACCACATCGCAATGCACAGGCGCGACCTTGGAAAAGACTATTGGCTGAGAGCCGCACCCATCGCCGGACGGCGGATGCGCCGGTTGAAGAGACCGCGCTCGTTGTCGTCCACGCTGCTCACACTGCGAATATCCTCGACTGGCGCAACACGAAAGATGTCTTTGATCATCTCGAGCTGAGGATGACTATCAGGCAAGCGTCGGTTATTTTGCTTCCAATTTTGCGACCGAGCGCAACACTGTGAGCGCTGCACCCAATGTAGCCGCATCCACGTTCGTCGAGTGCGTTGCATAGACCGGGAAAGAGAAGTGAGGCGCACCAGGGACCAGATGGAGTTTCCCTGTTGCTAGATGAGGCTGAACGGCATGCATTCGGAAGTAGCCGGACCCCCCCTCCCGCAGAACATAGTCAAGGGCCAGAGGACCAAGGTTGGCCACCATGCTGGGGGTCGTATCCGGAAAACTTACCGCGTGATGAAGCGAAAAATCCGGTCCCCATTCGACGTGGACATATCCGGGATCATCTGCGCGATATGTTCTGGGGTCGGTTGTTACCAGTACGAGCTCTTCCTCGATTAGCAGGTCGATCTCCAGACCAGGTCGATGCTGCGGCGCGTACATGATCGCGATGTCCACGAGTCCGGCCGCTACGTGCGTGATTAGATCTTGAGGAACGTCAACGTGCACGCGAAGCGCAATGTCTGGGTGTGAGCGCCGCATCTTTCTGACCCATTCGAGCAGAAGCGGCTGCCACAAACTGACCTCGCTTCCAACCGTCAGAACTGCGCGGTGTCCTTCAGGTACCGCGACCTGCTGTTTTGCGCGCTGCCACAACTGTACGAATGTCGGAGCGTAGCGGAGGAACTGTTCACCGGCCGGGGTAAGGCTTGCGCCGGCCTTATTGCGAACGAAAAGGGGGCGTCCGAGCTGCTGCTCAAGGAGGCGCACACGTGCACTAACCGTAGTTTGTGCGACATGCAACCGGTCGGCAGCTTTGATGAAGCTCCCCGTGGAGACGATCTCTATGAAAGTTCTGGCGAGCTCGATGTCCATGGTTTCATAGCATAATCAATGAGGACAAATGTCAATGAAATTCGTTTGTCTGCTCTACTACTCAATGGGAGGGTAGCGCTCACCAAACGAGCGACCGCGCGCGGCCCTGACTAGCCGGCAACAGACACTCAATCCGCGCAATAAAGGTTGGCGGTCGGGACTGTCGAGGACGAAGAAGTTGAACCCAATCTCGACGCTGGTGCTTACGCTTATGTTTATCGCAGCCGCGTCAGCGCGAGGCCAGGCTGCTGCCATCCCCCCTTCGGGCAGCCCGGACGCCGGTGCATTGGTCTTTAAGAAATGCATGGCCTGTCATCAGATCGGCCCTAACGCTCAAAATGGAATTGCGCCAGTGCTGAATGGAGTCGTTGGCCGGCCGGCCGGGCAATACCCAAACTATAGCTATTCATCGGCGAATAAGAACTCAGGGTTGGTGTGGGACGAGCGGACGTTAGCCGCTTATCTCCGGGCGCCGACCACAGTCGTGCCTGGCACAAAGATGATCTTCTCTGGCCTGAAGAAAAGTCAGGAAATATCGGACGTCATCGCATACCTGAAACAATTCGCCGCAGATGGCAAGCAGGTTAGCCGATGATCGATCCGCGTGGGAGGGTCCCGCGACTTACTTGGTCCTTAAAGGAAAGAACCAGCCATGGATCAGCAGCCAGACACCTTCGGCGAAGCGATCCGCGTGTTCACGACCGGGAACGATCTTCAGCAGGGAATGGCGAACGTTAGAATCTGGATTCTACCGATCCGAACTAAGTTTACTCGCCAACGGAGGTGGCGGCGACCGAAGCGCTTGGCGGCGGCTTTGCGAATATACGAGCCGCCGAAGACTACCGTGCCGCGAGCAACATATGTCTCGCCTGAGACCATTGGCGAGGCTCAAGGTGACATGGTGGGTGGCCTCGTCGCGCCACGCGTGAGAAAGTTATTGTCAAGTTGTCTCACCTCGCACCCTTGAACGTTTCGGGGGCAAAATGAAAAAGGGAAGGAGCGGCTGATGGCTGAACCGCGGCATCGCCGGCTTCCGCTTGATCGACGGCATGCTGGCCTCCACAATTCAGCAAATCGACAAAGGGCATTGAGGCATTGGTCAAGCCAGCACACCCGAAGCGAGACGAGACACGGAACGTGAGGCTGCCGCAACGGTTGTCATAACAACCAAGGAGGAAGGAACGATATGCGCGGAACAGCGATACTGGTGGTAGGCGCTGCGCTTATTGGAGATGTCGCGCTTGCACAAACGTCATCTTCCAATTCTGATCCCACCGACAATCCGGCCGCTAACTCGGCCGCCAGTAACCCGACTACAGCTGCGCCGAACCAACCTCAGCCACAAGGTCATCCTGGGCCTATTGATACGACGTCCGGCGGTACGCCGGCATCGAGCCCCCAGGGGGATTCGCCGCCCGGAATGCAGCCTCGCCCCAACGATCGTAACGACGGCGTCACTCCGAAGAAATGACCGAGCAGTTCTGTGCGTCAAGTTCAGCAAAATCGATCATGGGGCCGGTTGAGTCATTCCCTCGGAGCCGCCGTCGCTGGCCTCACCCAGAAGCGCACCGGGTGAGCGACTGCGGCGGAAGGGCTGGCGCGCATCCCCTTGGTGGGCCTGAGCGTTGTCAGGCCGCCTGGCGTAGTGCCTCCTTGTGTTCCTTCAGCAGGTTCATGTTAGGCAGCGATGATCCTCGAGCCAGGTCTTGTGGTGCTCGGCGGTGAAGCGCGCACCAGCCGCAAGCAACTCTCGGCATTGGGGAAGGCCGAACCACGTAGGTCCGCCGCCGGATCTCCTCATTGAAGCGCTCCAACATGTTGGTCGACTTCATGTGCCTGCGGTGCGCTGGCGGCAGGCCGGAAGTAGGTGAGAGCCTCGCCGATGTTCTCTTACCCAGCCGGTGAGCTTGGGGGATTTGCCTCCCCATTTGGCGAGCCAAGCCGCCATATCGCGCCGCACCTCCGAGAGGTCGCGCCGATCGTACATCCAGTGCAACTCGAGCAGGCAATCGTCATTGAGCCTTCGTCGATGGCGAATTGATCGAGGCGTCAGCCGGCGCACTTCCTGCGCAATGCGCTCAACTATGTGCCGCGCAAGGTCGACGAAACATAACCGCGCTGCCAGAACACACCGGTGAGAACTTCGGGGATTGCCTTCCATAAGCAAATGGTCTTCGGAGACGACGAACTCGACTCATGCAAGGCCACGAGAATCAAGCCCTTCCAAAAACTCTTTCCAGCTCGATCGAGCTCTCCGGCTGGCGAGGTCGACCGCGAGCACGTGGACCGGCCTTCCCCGTCGACGCCGATCGCGATCAGCACCGCGTGGCTGGCAATGATCCTATCTTCCCGGATCTGCTCGTAACGGGCGTCTAGGATCAGATAGGGAAATGGCTCTCTCAGCCCGCGTTCGTAGGAGGCTTTCAGAGGCATCCAGCCGCTTGTCGATCGCGCTGATCGCTGACAAGAAGGCTTGGCCGACCAGGTCTTCGATGACCTGCTTCCTTCCGGGTCGAGACGCCCCTGCACGTACATCTCGGCGAAAGCCGCAACCAGCGCCTTCTCCGACGGCTGATAGCGCTCAAACATCGGCTTTGGGCATCTCCTGCACAGCGGCCTCGATCAGTGGCTTGAGGAACTCCTTTCCGACGCCAAAGCTGTTTGACGGCAGAGACATCCGTCGTAGTCTTCGTCACGGTCATGGTCCCTTGGTCCTTCTAGAGGCTCGTCGCCCTCGATCTCTTCGCGGCTTCAACCGAGTAGTCGACGGCCGCAGTATTCGACGGCGTTGCGCTAAGACCTATGAGGGCCGCAACGTTCTTCTCGCGGCTATTCCGCCGGAGTGGCGGCCGACTGCCGCTGGCTCTCGTTCGGTCCGGTTCGCGCCTGCTCTTCCTCAAGCCACAGATTGTGGTGTTCCTTGGCCCAATTTACATCGACGGTGCCACTTCCCATCGCTTCGAACGCACCTTCCATGCCCACTGTACCGATATAGATGTGCCCGATCATAGCAGCCACGAAAAACACGGCGACGATGGCGTGAGCAATCTGAGCGACCTGCATGCTGGCGACGTCGGTCCCATAGAATGGAAACATCAAGACATAGCCACTAGCAGCCACAGCGGCGCCACCGAGAACGACGATCCAATAGATCATCTTCTGACCAGCGTTGAACCGGTAAGCCGGCGGATGATCATGACCGACGATGCCGCCACCCCTCCTCAGCCATTCCACATCGACCCGATTGGGGATATTTCCCGCGATCCACATGAGAAATATCAAGAATACACCGATCGTGAATGGAAAGCTTAGATAGTTATGGGCATACTTTGCCGATTGCGACCAGGCTGTAAACGGCTCCGGGCCGATGAGAGGCAACAGTAGCGGCTTGCCGAAGGTTATGTTGAGCCCCGAAAGGGCGAGAATGATGAAACAGGTGGCCGTCACCCAGTGCACGAACCGTTCAAAGCCATTGAACCGCACGACGGTACGGCCCGATCGCCCACTCTCGATCTTCACCATGCCGCGCCAGAGATAGAAGCCAACGAGAACGGCCAGAATACCGATGATGACGAGGCTCCCGATCCAGCGCAGCGTCACCTCGTGGAAATGGCGCCAATCTCGACCGGCAGGCTGCTCGATCGTGCAGGCCTTCTGATCAGGTATGGTACAGCGACCAGAGATACGATTCTGCTCTTGGAATAGTTGACCTTCCTTCACTGCGCTCGCCTGAGGGTTGACCGACGTTGGTTGCTGTGCGCTCGCGGACTGCGCGCCAAACGCTATTACGAGGAATGCCAGCGCTCCAACGATGACGCGGAATTTGGTGGCAACAACCATCATCTCATATCCTCCTGAGGCTCGTCTCGAACGCAGCCAAGCCGTGACCGCCGCGCTAGGATCAAGATGCGACGGTCTCGCGATACGCGGTCTTCCAGCCCCAGGCGCCAGAGCCGTAACCGCGTTTCATCACGCGTTCTTTGTAGATCTGCGCGATGATCTCGCCATCACCGGCGAGCAGCGATTTTGTCGAGCACATCTCGGCGCAAAGCGGCAGTTTGCCTTCGGCCAACCGATTGGCCCCGTACTTCGCATACTCTTCCTTCGAGCCGTCCGCTTCGGGGCCTCCGGCACAGTAGGTACACTTGTCCATCTTGCCGCGCGAGCCGAAGTTGCCGACGCGGGGATATTGCGGCGCGCCGAACGGGCAAGCGTAGAAGCAATAACCACAACCGATGCAGAGATCCTTGGAGTGTAGGACGACGCCATCATCAGTGGTGACAAAGCAGTTCACCGGGCATACCGCCTGGCATGGGGCATCCGTACAATGCATGCAGGCCATCGAGACGGACCTCTCGCCCGGTTTGCCGTCGTTGATGGTCACGACGCGCCGGCGGTTAATTCCCCACGGGACATCGTGCTCGTTCTTGCAAGCGGTCACGCAGGCGTTGCACTCGATGCAACGGTCGGCGTCGCAGAGGAATTTCATACGAGCCATGGCATCGTCTCCTTAAGCCGCACTGATCTGACACAAACTGACCTTGGGCTCCTGCATGCCGGTTGCGGGGTCATAGCCGTAGGTCATGATCGTGTTGGCACTTTCGCCGAGCACGATCGGATCGGAGCCCTGCGGGTATCTCGATCGCAGATCCTCGCCGGCGAACCAGCCACCGAAATGGAAGGGCATCCAGGTCACGCCTTTGCCGACGCGCTCGGTCACCAGCGCTCTCATCTTCGCCTTGGCGCTGTTCTCGGCTCCCGTGACCCAGACCCAGCCGCCATCCTTGATTCCCCGTTCGGCCGCATCCGCGGGGCTGATCTCGATGAACATGTCTTGCTGCAACTCGGCGAGCCACCTGTTGGAGCGGGTCTCCTCGCCGCCGCCTTCGTACTCGACCAGGCGCCCCGAGGAAACGATCAGCGGGAACGCCTTGGCAATGCCCCTGTCGACCGCGCTCTTTTGTACCGAGAACCCGATATTCGGCAGTCTGAACTGCTTCGCGTCAGGCAACGTCGGATATTGCGCGATCAAATCGACGCGCGGCGAATAAATCGGCTCGCGGTGCACCGGGATCGGATCCGGCAAATTCCAGGCGACCGTCCGCGCCTTCGCGTTGCCGTAAGGCGAGCAACCGTGCTTGATCGCGACGCGCTGGATGCCGCCGGAAAGATCGGTCGACCATGACACCGAATCAATATTGCCGGGGCTGCCTGCGACTTTTTCGATGGTCGCCAGTTCCTCAGCCGTAAGATCCTTGTCCCAGCCCAATTTCTTGAAAACGCCCATCGTGAATTCCGGATAGCCGTCCTTAATCTCCGAACCCGGCAGATATGAACCTTCGGCAAGCAGCGTCTGGCCGTTGCGCTCCACTCCAAAACGCGCACGGAATCCATTTCCGCCGTCCATGACGGCAGCGTCGCTGTTGTAGAGGATGGGGGAGCCGGGATGCCTGAGCTCCGGCGTGCCCCAACATGGCCAGGGCAGACCGTAGAAGTCGCCGCCGACCTCCGGATCGTCCTTGGGCGCTCGCAGCGTCACCAGATCGAACTTGTGCTGGTTCCTCATGTGCGCCTTCAGCCGCTCCGGCGATTGGCCGGTGTAGCCCGTGCTCCAGCTTCCCCGATTCATTTCGCGCAGGACGTCCTCGGGAATCGGACGGTCGCCTTCAACCTTGATGTTCTTGAACATTTGGTCGGCGAAGCCGAGCTTCTTCGCGATTAAGTACAGAACCTGATAATCATCCTTGGACTCGAAGCTGGGTTTGACGATCGGTTCGCCCCACTGCAGCGAGCGATTGGAGGCAACGCGCGAGCCGGAGGTTTCGAACTGGGTGCAAACCGGCAGGAGGTACATGTCATCCTTGCGCCCGGCGCCCACAGCGAGCGAAGCCCAGGTGGTGGGATGCGGATCGGCGACGACCAGTAGATCGAGCTGCGGCAACGCCTTCATTGATTCCGGGATACGCGTGATGCTGTTGCTCGCGTGTCCTTGCACGAACATGCCTCGCACGTTGTCCTTCTGATCAACCTGATCCCTGGGCAGAAGAACGGCATCAAACCAGCGCGTCAGGGGAATGCCCGCAGTTTCCATCATCTTTTTTGAATCGAAGCGGGAGACCAAATAGTCGTAGTCGACCTCCCAGACACGGCTCCAATGTTTCCATGCACCTTCGCTGAGACCGTAATAAAACGGCGTCGTTACGGTATCGACACCAATGTCGGTCGCGCCCTGCACATTGTCATGGCCGCGGATAATGTTGGCGCCGGTCCCCGGCTTGCCGACGTTACCGGTCGCCAACAATAACATGCAGCTGGCGCGAACGTTCGCGGTACCGACCGTGTGATGAGTCTGGCCCATGGACCAGAGCAGGGTCGACGGCTTTTCGGTCGCAAACAACTTTGCAACGCGCTCAAGCTGCGCGCCGGGCACCCCGCTGACGCGTTCGACTTCTTCCGGATTCCACTTTTCAATTTCCTTGCGTGCATCTTCGAAACCGTGGACACGCTGCTTGATGAATTCCTTGTCCTCCCAGCCGTTCTTGAAGATGTGCCACATCATTCCCATCAGAACGGGAATATCGGTGCCGGGACGAATGCGGACATACTCGTTCGCATGAGCGGCGGTGCGCGTCAGCCGTGGGTCGATGACGATGAAGTTCGCCCTGTTGAGCTCCTTGCCTTCAAGCATGTGCTGCAGCGAGACCGGGTGTGCCTCCGCCGGATTGCAGCCCATGAAAACCATGGTCTTGGAGTTGCGGATGTCATTGAAGCTGTTGGTCATCGCGCCGTAGCCCCAGGTGTTGGCTACACCGGTGACGGTGGTCGAATGACAGATACGCGCTTGATGGTCGTTGTTGTTGGTGCCCCAGAACGCCGCGATCTTTCGGAAGAGATACGCGCCTTCGTTGGAGAATTTCGCCGAGCCCATCCAATAGAGTGATTCCGGTCCGGATTTTCGGCGAATTTCCAGCATCTTGTTGCCGATCTCGTCAATGGCCTGATCCCAGTTGATGCGAGTCCACTCACCATTGACAAGTTTCATCGGGTATTTCAGCCGGCGCTCGCTGTGCACCAGCTCACGGACCGAAGCGCCTTTGGCGCAATGCGA is a genomic window of Bradyrhizobium sp. CB1717 containing:
- the folE gene encoding GTP cyclohydrolase I FolE, with protein sequence MNPKVHILNREVPQPETQRPSRAEVEAAVRTIIRWTGEDPDRNGLVETPARVTRSLEESFSGYGQDPAEILEKTFEEIEGYDEMIVLRDIRFESHCEHHIAPIIGRAWVAYIPDGRVVGISKLARVIDVYAKRLQIQERMTAQIANTINDVLKPRGLGVIIKATHHCMTTRGVHKPGTDLVTSRMLGCFRDSTLTRREFLGMAA
- a CDS encoding LysR family transcriptional regulator, producing MDIELARTFIEIVSTGSFIKAADRLHVAQTTVSARVRLLEQQLGRPLFVRNKAGASLTPAGEQFLRYAPTFVQLWQRAKQQVAVPEGHRAVLTVGSEVSLWQPLLLEWVRKMRRSHPDIALRVHVDVPQDLITHVAAGLVDIAIMYAPQHRPGLEIDLLIEEELVLVTTDPRTYRADDPGYVHVEWGPDFSLHHAVSFPDTTPSMVANLGPLALDYVLREGGSGYFRMHAVQPHLATGKLHLVPGAPHFSFPVYATHSTNVDAATLGAALTVLRSVAKLEAK
- a CDS encoding cytochrome c family protein, translating into MNPISTLVLTLMFIAAASARGQAAAIPPSGSPDAGALVFKKCMACHQIGPNAQNGIAPVLNGVVGRPAGQYPNYSYSSANKNSGLVWDERTLAAYLRAPTTVVPGTKMIFSGLKKSQEISDVIAYLKQFAADGKQVSR
- a CDS encoding transposase, with protein sequence MFERYQPSEKALVAAFAEMYVQGRLDPEGSRSSKTWSAKPSCQRSARSTSGWMPLKASYERGLREPFPYLILDARYEQIREDRIIASHAVLIAIGVDGEGRSTCSRSTSPAGELDRAGKSFWKGLILVALHESSSSSPKTICLWKAIPEVLTGVFWQRGYVSSTLRGT
- a CDS encoding formate dehydrogenase subunit gamma, whose product is MMVVATKFRVIVGALAFLVIAFGAQSASAQQPTSVNPQASAVKEGQLFQEQNRISGRCTIPDQKACTIEQPAGRDWRHFHEVTLRWIGSLVIIGILAVLVGFYLWRGMVKIESGRSGRTVVRFNGFERFVHWVTATCFIILALSGLNITFGKPLLLPLIGPEPFTAWSQSAKYAHNYLSFPFTIGVFLIFLMWIAGNIPNRVDVEWLRRGGGIVGHDHPPAYRFNAGQKMIYWIVVLGGAAVAASGYVLMFPFYGTDVASMQVAQIAHAIVAVFFVAAMIGHIYIGTVGMEGAFEAMGSGTVDVNWAKEHHNLWLEEEQARTGPNESQRQSAATPAE
- the fdh3B gene encoding formate dehydrogenase FDH3 subunit beta; this encodes MARMKFLCDADRCIECNACVTACKNEHDVPWGINRRRVVTINDGKPGERSVSMACMHCTDAPCQAVCPVNCFVTTDDGVVLHSKDLCIGCGYCFYACPFGAPQYPRVGNFGSRGKMDKCTYCAGGPEADGSKEEYAKYGANRLAEGKLPLCAEMCSTKSLLAGDGEIIAQIYKERVMKRGYGSGAWGWKTAYRETVAS
- a CDS encoding formate dehydrogenase subunit alpha; translated protein: MLIKRTEREKRRGSLADFGGSNEHLDRRTFLRRSGLAASGLAALGALPLTGVRQAKAGPPAAPGAAVTIHKNICTHCAVGCTVTAEVSNGVWIGQEPSWDSPINRGSHCAKGASVRELVHSERRLKYPMKLVNGEWTRINWDQAIDEIGNKMLEIRRKSGPESLYWMGSAKFSNEGAYLFRKIAAFWGTNNNDHQARICHSTTVTGVANTWGYGAMTNSFNDIRNSKTMVFMGCNPAEAHPVSLQHMLEGKELNRANFIVIDPRLTRTAAHANEYVRIRPGTDIPVLMGMMWHIFKNGWEDKEFIKQRVHGFEDARKEIEKWNPEEVERVSGVPGAQLERVAKLFATEKPSTLLWSMGQTHHTVGTANVRASCMLLLATGNVGKPGTGANIIRGHDNVQGATDIGVDTVTTPFYYGLSEGAWKHWSRVWEVDYDYLVSRFDSKKMMETAGIPLTRWFDAVLLPRDQVDQKDNVRGMFVQGHASNSITRIPESMKALPQLDLLVVADPHPTTWASLAVGAGRKDDMYLLPVCTQFETSGSRVASNRSLQWGEPIVKPSFESKDDYQVLYLIAKKLGFADQMFKNIKVEGDRPIPEDVLREMNRGSWSTGYTGQSPERLKAHMRNQHKFDLVTLRAPKDDPEVGGDFYGLPWPCWGTPELRHPGSPILYNSDAAVMDGGNGFRARFGVERNGQTLLAEGSYLPGSEIKDGYPEFTMGVFKKLGWDKDLTAEELATIEKVAGSPGNIDSVSWSTDLSGGIQRVAIKHGCSPYGNAKARTVAWNLPDPIPVHREPIYSPRVDLIAQYPTLPDAKQFRLPNIGFSVQKSAVDRGIAKAFPLIVSSGRLVEYEGGGEETRSNRWLAELQQDMFIEISPADAAERGIKDGGWVWVTGAENSAKAKMRALVTERVGKGVTWMPFHFGGWFAGEDLRSRYPQGSDPIVLGESANTIMTYGYDPATGMQEPKVSLCQISAA